A genomic segment from Alteribacillus bidgolensis encodes:
- a CDS encoding extracellular solute-binding protein — protein MKKFKWLGVSFLSSLLIAAGCGGDDDSGASGESESGSTESESISVAMVAGAESSSLKQLVPEFEEETGIEVEWNEFDYNTLYERIYNDLRTGTGTYDVIFADDPWMPMFAGGGFLTPLDELGYELDEDFAKMSREVSMWPAPSGPRLPDSDPDEEPRAYGIPQVGNVQLFFYRNDILNEAPETWSDLEAAIEEHQNEVDYGFVHRGARGNAIATNFNAFLWSHGADFFDEDWNVTLDSPEAIEALEFYIGMTEHAPDGIANYNADEIGRVMSKGEGLASIVWPVWGETMEDPEKSDVVGDIGYSLVPRAENGDFSPMIGNWILGIPQASENKEAALEFMTWASSEESQKQMTKDGGLPSRTSVLTDPELTEEKPYLEAVNEGLENANFRPRTPLYSEIENIYGTYLNQALTGDLTPEEALTGAAEEIEALMEDNGY, from the coding sequence GTGAAAAAATTTAAATGGTTAGGTGTATCTTTTCTATCATCTTTACTGATTGCAGCAGGTTGTGGGGGAGACGATGATTCTGGAGCTTCCGGTGAAAGTGAGTCTGGATCAACAGAAAGTGAATCCATTTCCGTTGCCATGGTGGCAGGTGCTGAATCGAGCTCGTTAAAACAGCTCGTTCCGGAATTTGAAGAGGAAACAGGTATTGAAGTGGAATGGAATGAATTCGATTACAATACGCTTTATGAGCGAATCTATAACGACTTGCGGACAGGCACTGGAACATACGATGTTATTTTTGCCGATGATCCTTGGATGCCGATGTTTGCAGGGGGCGGATTTTTAACACCGCTTGATGAACTAGGCTATGAATTAGATGAAGATTTTGCAAAGATGTCGCGTGAGGTAAGTATGTGGCCGGCACCGAGCGGACCACGTCTTCCAGATTCCGATCCGGATGAAGAACCGCGTGCTTACGGTATACCGCAAGTAGGTAATGTGCAGTTGTTCTTTTATAGAAATGATATTTTAAATGAAGCTCCAGAAACTTGGTCAGATTTAGAAGCAGCAATTGAAGAACATCAGAACGAAGTAGATTATGGTTTTGTACATCGTGGGGCCCGTGGAAACGCAATTGCAACCAACTTTAATGCGTTCCTTTGGTCACATGGAGCAGATTTCTTTGATGAAGATTGGAATGTGACACTAGATAGTCCAGAAGCAATTGAGGCCCTTGAATTTTATATTGGTATGACAGAGCATGCCCCAGATGGCATTGCTAACTATAATGCCGATGAGATAGGCCGCGTAATGAGTAAAGGAGAAGGGCTAGCATCGATTGTATGGCCGGTGTGGGGAGAAACAATGGAAGATCCTGAAAAATCCGATGTGGTTGGAGATATTGGATACTCTCTTGTACCACGTGCAGAAAACGGCGATTTCTCACCTATGATTGGAAACTGGATTTTAGGTATTCCGCAAGCTTCTGAAAACAAGGAAGCTGCATTAGAATTTATGACTTGGGCTTCCTCTGAAGAAAGTCAAAAACAAATGACAAAAGATGGTGGGCTTCCTAGTCGTACTAGTGTCTTGACAGATCCTGAACTAACAGAAGAAAAACCATATCTTGAAGCAGTGAATGAAGGCCTTGAAAACGCTAATTTCCGTCCGCGTACTCCGCTTTACTCTGAGATTGAAAATATTTATGGCACATATCTAAATCAAGCGCTAACTGGAGACTTAACACCAGAAGAAGCGTTGACGGGAGCAGCAGAAGAAATTGAAGCACTTATGGAAGACAATGGTTACTAA
- a CDS encoding carbohydrate ABC transporter permease — protein sequence MSNNTNQAASDLQRNELPAKKPKKSKTLQQSDKKLPFLLLTPTFILLAAVTIFPILYALYVSVMSFDTFGNSSGFTGLKNYMDIFASSTFWNAIFITLLYTGLAVSIEIFLGFNLALMVSKDGKAMTYLRWLLIIPMMLSPLVVAVVYLLMMNTDMGILNYMLQSIGLPKINFLGEPTTAFLSLIFVDVWQWMPMCFLIILAGLQALPRDPFEAAEIDGASKLQVVRFVTLPMLKPILVVALVIRTMDALRTFDQVFVLTQGGPGRATETISFLMYRASMKNSDFGFASAGLFIVLIITIIISTMLIRFMNRSQSA from the coding sequence ATGAGTAATAATACAAATCAAGCAGCTTCTGACTTGCAGCGAAATGAATTACCGGCAAAAAAGCCGAAAAAAAGTAAAACGTTACAGCAAAGTGATAAAAAGCTTCCTTTTCTATTGTTAACACCGACATTTATTTTATTGGCTGCTGTTACTATTTTTCCGATATTATACGCATTATATGTTTCAGTGATGAGCTTTGATACATTTGGGAATTCTTCCGGATTCACCGGTTTAAAAAATTACATGGATATATTTGCAAGCAGTACGTTTTGGAATGCAATCTTTATTACCCTTCTTTATACTGGTCTTGCCGTATCCATTGAAATCTTTCTTGGATTTAATCTAGCTCTTATGGTATCGAAAGACGGTAAAGCAATGACATACCTGCGCTGGCTGCTGATTATACCAATGATGTTATCACCACTTGTTGTAGCCGTTGTTTACCTATTGATGATGAATACGGATATGGGAATTCTCAATTATATGCTGCAAAGCATTGGTCTTCCGAAAATTAACTTTTTAGGAGAGCCAACTACCGCTTTTCTATCATTAATATTTGTCGATGTTTGGCAATGGATGCCAATGTGTTTTTTAATTATTCTTGCTGGTCTTCAGGCTCTGCCGAGAGATCCGTTTGAAGCAGCAGAAATTGACGGTGCTTCTAAACTTCAGGTTGTTCGTTTTGTTACACTGCCAATGTTAAAACCGATTTTAGTGGTGGCGCTTGTTATCCGGACAATGGATGCTCTTCGTACATTTGACCAAGTATTTGTCCTGACGCAGGGCGGCCCAGGCCGAGCGACAGAAACGATAAGTTTTCTCATGTATCGTGCCTCGATGAAAAATTCAGATTTTGGATTTGCCTCCGCAGGGTTATTCATTGTTTTAATTATTACAATTATTATTTCGACAATGTTAATTCGGTTTATGAATCGATCTCAGAGTGCTTAA
- a CDS encoding carbohydrate ABC transporter permease, translated as MDASVKSFKRKELGMKIFRACFLTVTVLFVLFPLYWMFITSLKGERELFANVQTFFPREITWQYYFDPVNGIFGANSPFLSFFINSMIVSFVSMVLCLVIGSYAAYALARFKMKNNRNEKLSFLILTARMLPPIVVVIPMYLIMQNIGLLNTLWSMLIVYIGFNLPFVIWMLKAFFEEIPVELEESAMVDGSSRMRAYHSIILPLVIPGFVATSIFTVILTWNEFLFAMFLLNSTDKMTLPAGISTFITQYQTNWGALCAAATVSVIPVLFFSLLVQKHLVKGMTLGAVKG; from the coding sequence ATGGATGCTTCTGTAAAGTCATTTAAACGAAAAGAACTCGGTATGAAAATTTTCCGTGCTTGCTTTTTGACGGTGACAGTTTTATTTGTTTTATTCCCTCTCTATTGGATGTTTATTACTAGTTTAAAAGGTGAAAGAGAATTGTTTGCAAATGTGCAGACATTTTTCCCAAGAGAGATTACTTGGCAGTACTATTTTGATCCGGTAAACGGAATTTTTGGTGCAAACAGTCCATTTTTAAGTTTCTTTATAAATAGTATGATTGTTTCTTTTGTTTCTATGGTTCTTTGTCTTGTTATTGGATCGTACGCTGCCTACGCATTAGCTAGATTTAAAATGAAAAACAACAGGAATGAAAAGTTGTCCTTTTTAATTTTAACAGCAAGAATGCTGCCGCCTATTGTTGTAGTTATTCCGATGTATCTCATTATGCAGAATATTGGCTTGCTCAATACTCTCTGGTCCATGTTAATTGTTTATATCGGGTTTAATTTGCCATTTGTTATATGGATGCTAAAAGCTTTCTTTGAGGAAATCCCTGTGGAGTTGGAAGAGTCCGCTATGGTAGACGGATCCTCAAGAATGAGAGCTTACCACAGTATTATTTTACCGCTTGTCATTCCAGGATTTGTGGCGACATCGATTTTTACAGTTATTCTAACATGGAACGAATTCTTATTTGCCATGTTTTTGCTGAATTCTACAGACAAAATGACGCTGCCAGCTGGTATTTCCACTTTTATTACGCAGTATCAAACGAACTGGGGAGCGCTCTGTGCTGCGGCAACCGTTTCGGTTATACCTGTGCTTTTCTTCTCGCTTTTAGTCCAAAAACATCTGGTTAAGGGAATGACGCTCGGAGCAGTAAAAGGATAA
- the iolG gene encoding inositol 2-dehydrogenase: protein MDKAVVAIVGAGKIGQIHIDNILGMNNVELKTILDVYTDHLQGTAYEKAVPIITNNPEDITNDPEIDGVLICTSTDTHAAFIEQFANAGKHIFCEKPISFKTEETKKALDAVEKAGVKFQIGFNRRFDRHFRKVQETVREGEIGNPHIIKITSRDPQPPPEEYVKRSGGMFMDMTIHDFDMIRYLSGSEVKEVSVKSANLVDDRFERNNDVDTAIITITFEDGSLGVIDNSRQAVYGYDQRIEVFGSKGSAEAENERPTNVRINTKEAITVDHPKYFFLERYNDAYIEEIKQFAIAILENSPIACSGEDGLKAELLARAAQLSLEENRSVPLTELIAKA from the coding sequence ATGGACAAAGCAGTTGTTGCTATTGTTGGGGCCGGGAAAATTGGACAGATCCATATAGATAATATTCTTGGCATGAACAATGTTGAATTGAAAACAATACTCGATGTATACACCGATCACCTGCAAGGGACAGCATATGAAAAAGCCGTTCCTATCATCACGAATAACCCTGAAGATATCACAAATGATCCGGAAATCGACGGGGTGCTTATTTGTACAAGCACAGATACCCACGCAGCATTCATCGAGCAGTTTGCAAATGCAGGAAAACATATTTTCTGTGAGAAGCCGATCAGTTTTAAGACAGAAGAGACAAAAAAAGCACTTGACGCAGTCGAAAAAGCAGGAGTAAAGTTTCAAATCGGGTTTAACCGCCGGTTTGACCGTCATTTCCGAAAAGTTCAGGAAACGGTCAGAGAGGGGGAAATCGGAAATCCTCATATTATTAAAATCACCTCACGAGACCCGCAGCCTCCTCCAGAAGAATATGTTAAACGATCTGGCGGAATGTTTATGGATATGACCATTCATGACTTTGACATGATTCGTTATCTTTCTGGCAGTGAAGTGAAAGAAGTTTCAGTAAAATCTGCTAATCTTGTAGATGATCGTTTTGAAAGAAATAATGATGTTGATACAGCAATTATAACGATAACGTTTGAAGATGGTTCGCTAGGTGTGATTGACAACAGCAGACAAGCCGTTTATGGATATGATCAGCGTATTGAAGTGTTTGGCAGTAAGGGATCAGCTGAAGCGGAAAATGAACGGCCAACCAATGTAAGGATTAATACGAAAGAGGCCATCACTGTGGATCATCCGAAATATTTCTTTTTAGAGCGATATAATGATGCATATATTGAAGAAATTAAACAGTTTGCTATAGCTATATTGGAAAACAGCCCCATTGCTTGCAGCGGTGAAGACGGATTAAAAGCAGAGCTGCTTGCCAGGGCTGCCCAGCTTTCATTAGAAGAAAATCGCTCTGTGCCTCTAACTGAACTAATTGCAAAAGCTTAA
- a CDS encoding Gfo/Idh/MocA family protein, with amino-acid sequence MKVRIGLIGAGWMGKAHSNAFRHASMLFGPEAGEPVFEIVQDIDAEAAKAACHNIGFSRWTENWEDVVRDENVDMVDIATPNAFHYDVARAALENGKHVYCEKPLTISPKQSKELAILAKEKGVVNYVGFNNVMNPANNYIKELIDSGKLGEIKRFSGTYDQDALLDETIPISWRHINKFSGSGSLGDLGSHLLSVAQYWFGDAKKVNAVSETIIKERPKAPDSLEKGKVENDDFFFSMIKYENGVIGTIGSSRVAPGRKNHLTYEIQGTQGTAYYSLENLSEVHVYFHSDESADRGFRKVLLGTDHQGYSAFYPQSGIAIGFNDLKVIEVHEIFTALKEGKVYTCDFEFGWKVDRTIDAILRSAAVEQWVPVE; translated from the coding sequence ATGAAAGTGAGAATTGGACTTATCGGAGCAGGTTGGATGGGGAAAGCCCATTCCAATGCTTTCCGCCACGCATCGATGCTGTTTGGGCCTGAAGCAGGAGAACCAGTATTTGAAATCGTCCAGGACATTGATGCTGAAGCAGCAAAAGCAGCCTGTCATAACATTGGTTTTTCACGTTGGACAGAAAACTGGGAAGATGTAGTCAGAGACGAGAATGTAGATATGGTTGATATAGCAACGCCAAACGCTTTTCATTATGATGTCGCAAGAGCAGCATTAGAAAACGGCAAGCATGTTTACTGTGAGAAACCTCTTACTATTTCTCCGAAGCAATCAAAAGAACTTGCAATCTTGGCAAAAGAAAAAGGTGTAGTCAACTATGTCGGATTTAATAATGTCATGAACCCGGCAAATAATTATATTAAAGAATTGATTGATTCTGGAAAATTAGGAGAAATAAAAAGATTTTCCGGCACTTATGATCAAGATGCTCTGCTAGATGAAACTATTCCAATTTCCTGGCGTCATATTAACAAATTTTCAGGATCCGGCTCATTAGGAGATCTTGGTTCTCATTTGTTGAGTGTGGCTCAGTATTGGTTTGGTGATGCAAAAAAAGTTAATGCAGTTTCTGAAACCATTATTAAAGAACGTCCAAAAGCACCAGATTCCCTCGAAAAAGGAAAGGTTGAAAACGATGACTTTTTCTTTTCTATGATTAAATATGAGAACGGAGTCATCGGAACAATCGGATCAAGCCGAGTAGCTCCGGGAAGAAAAAATCACCTAACGTATGAGATCCAAGGAACACAGGGTACTGCTTACTATTCATTAGAAAACTTAAGTGAAGTTCATGTATATTTTCACTCTGATGAGAGTGCAGATCGAGGATTCAGGAAGGTGCTGCTAGGAACAGATCATCAAGGATATAGTGCTTTTTATCCACAGTCCGGCATTGCCATTGGGTTTAATGATTTAAAAGTAATAGAAGTTCATGAAATCTTTACGGCGCTGAAAGAAGGAAAGGTTTATACATGTGACTTTGAATTCGGCTGGAAAGTGGATCGTACGATTGATGCGATTCTGCGGTCTGCTGCTGTAGAACAATGGGTTCCTGTTGAGTAA
- a CDS encoding LacI family DNA-binding transcriptional regulator: MKTTIYDVAKASGVSIATVSKVINNSGRIGEKTKKKVLETINELNYHPNMIATALTGKSTFSIGLLIPDLANPFFAELARSVEDRAHELGYNLVICSTDYNPAKEMKYIDLLKRKNVDGIIFASGFEQLDKIEELNESLPIAVVARDFPSSNVNTVSFDDYLGGFKATSHLIELGHEKIALIGRDVWSNRERKRGYEDAMHKNDLNYKFRFEYIEESNVEWGKYMAGKYMTSEDPPTAIVACNDLLASGSIQAVKEYGLSVPDDVSVVGFDNTIIATLTDPLLTTIAQPIKSMGKHVMDLMSNEIENNVTDKSRITLIPKLVTRGSTKQVKKRIVQS, translated from the coding sequence ATGAAAACAACCATATATGATGTTGCAAAGGCATCAGGAGTATCTATTGCAACAGTTTCCAAAGTTATTAATAATTCAGGGCGTATTGGTGAAAAAACAAAGAAAAAAGTATTAGAAACCATAAATGAACTAAATTATCACCCGAACATGATAGCGACAGCTTTGACTGGAAAATCTACTTTTAGTATAGGCCTTCTCATCCCGGATTTAGCGAATCCTTTTTTTGCAGAATTAGCAAGGAGTGTCGAAGACCGTGCTCATGAATTAGGATATAATCTTGTAATCTGCAGCACAGATTATAACCCAGCTAAAGAAATGAAGTATATTGATTTATTAAAAAGAAAGAATGTCGATGGAATTATTTTTGCGTCCGGCTTTGAGCAGCTAGATAAAATTGAGGAATTAAATGAGTCTCTTCCCATTGCAGTAGTAGCACGAGACTTTCCTTCTTCTAATGTGAATACTGTCTCTTTTGATGACTATTTAGGAGGATTTAAAGCGACTTCCCATTTAATTGAACTGGGCCATGAAAAAATAGCGTTAATAGGACGCGATGTATGGAGCAACCGAGAGAGAAAACGTGGGTATGAAGATGCCATGCACAAAAATGATTTGAACTATAAGTTTCGTTTTGAGTATATCGAAGAATCTAATGTAGAATGGGGAAAATACATGGCTGGAAAGTACATGACCTCGGAAGATCCACCAACCGCTATTGTGGCTTGTAACGATCTGCTGGCATCAGGTTCCATTCAGGCTGTTAAAGAATACGGGCTGTCTGTTCCGGATGATGTTTCTGTAGTGGGATTTGACAATACGATTATTGCAACTCTAACAGATCCTCTCCTGACAACGATTGCTCAACCGATTAAAAGCATGGGCAAACATGTCATGGATTTAATGAGTAACGAAATTGAAAATAATGTCACGGATAAGTCAAGAATTACTCTTATCCCTAAGCTTGTAACTAGAGGTTCAACCAAGCAAGTAAAAAAACGAATCGTTCAATCGTAA
- a CDS encoding sugar phosphate isomerase/epimerase family protein yields the protein MRLTLDPHMFRHLPLPKMVDKVAEMGYKYIELSPRDDFLPFYKYPRVDKARIKELKQACKDAGVELSSILPMQHWAGPEEDDRQAAVRNWKRAIEIAVELEVDVVNSEFTGQNDMPYKCEQQFVKSMDELIPFFEKEGLNLHIQAHPYDFIENNYEAVDMLRAFDKDWIGYFYSVPHTFFYDDGKGDIPAMLDYAGEKLRHINIADTFNHKASSCLRYVVNPPGVHATVHQHLDIGKGDIPWDTLFNKLRDINFDGIVTSAVFGEEHRAEESSRFMLERLTEELINKKQYS from the coding sequence ATGAGATTAACACTCGATCCACATATGTTTAGACATTTACCGCTCCCTAAAATGGTTGATAAGGTCGCTGAAATGGGATATAAGTACATTGAGCTTTCCCCGCGCGATGACTTTTTGCCTTTTTATAAATACCCGCGTGTTGATAAAGCGCGCATTAAAGAACTAAAACAAGCATGTAAAGACGCTGGTGTTGAACTTTCTTCTATCCTTCCCATGCAGCACTGGGCAGGCCCAGAAGAAGACGATCGCCAGGCTGCTGTACGTAATTGGAAACGTGCAATTGAGATCGCCGTGGAATTAGAGGTAGACGTCGTAAACTCTGAATTCACAGGTCAAAATGACATGCCATACAAGTGTGAGCAGCAATTTGTGAAATCCATGGACGAACTGATCCCTTTCTTTGAAAAAGAAGGACTAAATTTACACATCCAAGCCCACCCATATGACTTTATTGAAAATAATTATGAGGCAGTAGATATGCTTCGCGCCTTCGATAAGGACTGGATCGGTTACTTCTATTCTGTACCGCATACGTTTTTCTATGATGACGGAAAAGGCGATATTCCTGCAATGCTTGATTACGCAGGAGAAAAATTGCGCCATATCAATATAGCGGATACCTTTAACCATAAAGCGTCTTCATGCCTGCGTTATGTCGTGAATCCTCCTGGTGTTCATGCGACCGTTCACCAGCACTTAGATATCGGGAAAGGCGATATCCCATGGGATACATTATTTAATAAACTTCGTGACATCAACTTCGATGGTATTGTTACATCAGCCGTGTTTGGAGAGGAACACCGCGCAGAAGAATCCAGTCGTTTCATGCTTGAACGCTTAACAGAAGAACTCATTAACAAAAAACAATATTCATAG
- a CDS encoding CoA-acylating methylmalonate-semialdehyde dehydrogenase — protein sequence MANTTEAVQHLKNYVGGQWVEATSGKSEEVPNPATGETIAQVPISSREDLDKAVKSAQEAFKTWSNTAVPKRARILFKYQQLLVENWDELARLVTLENGKSFNEAYGEVQRGIECVEFAAGAPSLMMGKQLPDIASGIESGMYRYPVGVIGGITPFNFPMMVPCWMFPLAIACGNTFVMKPSERTPILANRLAELFTEAGLPDGVLNVVHGAHDVVNGLLENPEVKGISFVGSQPVAEYVYKTGAQNGKRVQALAGAKNHSIVMPDADIENAVSQVVSAAYGSAGERCMAAAVVVTVGDVADEFVDKLKKEVDNITIGNGLDDGVFLGPVIRQSHKEKTENYIKTGQEEGATLAYDGRERTVNLDEGYFIGPVVFDNVTTDMTIWKDEIFAPVLSVVRVDTLDEAIALTNESEFANGACIYTDSGSAVRQFRQTIDAGMLGVNLGVPAPMAFFPFSGWKNSFYGDLHANGTDGVEFYTRKKMLTARW from the coding sequence ATGGCAAATACGACAGAAGCAGTTCAACATCTTAAAAATTACGTTGGAGGACAATGGGTAGAAGCAACATCTGGCAAGTCTGAGGAAGTACCTAACCCTGCAACTGGTGAAACTATTGCACAGGTGCCGATTTCAAGCCGTGAAGATTTAGATAAAGCAGTAAAAAGTGCACAAGAGGCATTTAAAACATGGAGTAATACAGCAGTACCAAAGCGTGCTCGTATTCTTTTCAAGTATCAGCAGCTTTTGGTCGAAAACTGGGATGAGCTTGCACGTCTAGTAACACTTGAGAATGGAAAAAGTTTTAACGAAGCATACGGTGAAGTGCAACGCGGCATCGAATGTGTTGAGTTTGCAGCAGGGGCGCCTTCTTTAATGATGGGCAAACAGCTTCCTGATATTGCTTCAGGAATTGAATCCGGCATGTATCGTTACCCAGTTGGGGTGATTGGAGGTATTACTCCATTTAACTTCCCAATGATGGTTCCTTGCTGGATGTTCCCGTTAGCTATTGCATGCGGTAACACTTTTGTAATGAAACCATCTGAACGTACACCTATTTTAGCTAACCGCCTTGCAGAACTATTTACAGAAGCTGGACTTCCTGATGGTGTACTTAACGTTGTTCACGGTGCACATGACGTAGTAAACGGACTTCTTGAAAATCCAGAAGTAAAAGGAATTTCTTTTGTTGGTTCTCAACCTGTTGCAGAGTACGTGTACAAAACAGGCGCTCAAAACGGCAAACGTGTACAAGCACTAGCTGGAGCAAAGAACCACTCCATCGTTATGCCTGATGCTGATATTGAAAACGCAGTATCTCAAGTAGTAAGTGCTGCTTATGGGTCTGCAGGTGAAAGATGTATGGCAGCTGCTGTTGTAGTAACAGTTGGAGACGTAGCTGATGAATTTGTTGATAAGCTGAAAAAAGAAGTTGACAATATTACGATCGGAAATGGCCTTGATGATGGAGTATTCCTCGGCCCGGTTATTCGCCAATCTCATAAAGAAAAAACAGAAAACTACATTAAAACAGGACAAGAAGAAGGTGCAACGCTGGCATACGACGGAAGAGAAAGAACTGTTAACTTAGATGAAGGTTATTTCATTGGCCCAGTTGTCTTTGATAACGTAACAACCGATATGACAATCTGGAAAGATGAAATTTTCGCCCCTGTACTTTCTGTTGTACGTGTAGACACACTTGATGAGGCTATTGCTCTTACTAACGAGTCTGAGTTTGCAAATGGTGCTTGTATCTACACAGACAGCGGCAGCGCCGTACGTCAATTCCGTCAAACGATCGATGCAGGAATGCTAGGGGTTAACCTTGGTGTACCGGCACCTATGGCATTTTTCCCATTCTCTGGCTGGAAGAATTCCTTCTATGGAGATCTCCATGCCAACGGAACAGACGGCGTCGAATTCTATACCCGCAAGAAAATGCTTACAGCTCGCTGGTAA
- a CDS encoding LacI family DNA-binding transcriptional regulator, producing MKMSDVAKIANVSPATVSRVLSNPDLVSKKTRDKVLEVINQVNYQPHSVARQFRTRETKTILAVVPDITSAFFSEVLRGIEHVAIKEGYQVILGDTENNLERESDYVNLLLQKQVDGMVLLTARLEKERLEELSEHFPIVLACEYIDGLNVPTVSIDNISAARKATEHLIQLGHTKIAHICGPMNVILGRDRLRGFRQAMMSNDLDVDPSYIQEGDLTIESSESGYNQMMKLLALETPPTGVFVYNDEMAMGAIKAVKDSGLRVPEDVAIVGFDNLKMSTVIEPHLSSIDQPKYNIGQKAMNLLLQMINKEKINKHSFVMKDNLIIRDSCGGKSESFPHSHESFKKNISV from the coding sequence ATGAAAATGAGTGATGTAGCAAAAATAGCTAATGTTTCGCCCGCTACAGTATCCCGGGTCCTCAGCAACCCGGATCTGGTTAGTAAAAAAACAAGAGACAAAGTATTAGAGGTTATTAATCAAGTGAACTACCAGCCGCATAGCGTTGCAAGACAATTCCGGACCAGGGAAACGAAAACGATTCTTGCCGTCGTTCCTGATATTACAAGCGCCTTCTTTTCTGAAGTGTTACGAGGAATCGAACATGTTGCGATTAAAGAAGGCTATCAAGTCATTTTAGGGGATACAGAAAATAATCTGGAACGAGAAAGTGATTATGTCAATTTACTGCTGCAAAAACAAGTTGACGGGATGGTACTTCTCACCGCAAGACTCGAAAAAGAAAGGCTGGAAGAACTGTCCGAACACTTCCCGATTGTTCTTGCTTGTGAATATATTGATGGCTTAAACGTTCCGACCGTATCCATAGACAACATTAGTGCCGCAAGAAAAGCAACGGAACATTTAATTCAACTTGGTCATACAAAAATTGCTCACATTTGCGGTCCAATGAACGTTATTTTAGGCCGAGATCGTTTGCGCGGATTCCGGCAAGCAATGATGAGTAATGATTTAGACGTTGATCCCTCTTATATTCAAGAAGGGGACTTGACAATTGAATCAAGTGAATCAGGCTATAACCAAATGATGAAACTGCTTGCTTTGGAAACTCCTCCTACAGGTGTGTTCGTTTATAACGATGAAATGGCAATGGGGGCGATAAAGGCAGTGAAAGACAGCGGCCTTCGTGTTCCTGAAGATGTTGCCATTGTTGGTTTTGATAACTTAAAGATGTCCACGGTAATAGAACCTCACCTAAGTTCTATTGACCAACCAAAATATAATATTGGCCAAAAAGCAATGAATCTCTTATTGCAAATGATCAATAAAGAAAAAATAAATAAGCACTCTTTTGTGATGAAAGATAATCTGATTATTCGTGATTCCTGCGGCGGAAAATCTGAATCCTTTCCACATTCGCATGAGAGTTTCAAAAAAAATATTTCTGTTTAA
- a CDS encoding aldo/keto reductase: MLKKVQIGNSDLHVNPIGLGTNAVGGHNLYNDLSEEAGKDLVRTAIDNGIDFFDTAFIYGPERSEELVGEVIKESGKRNEIVLATKGAQKFVDGEEVIDNSPEFLRQAFEDSLDRLQTDYIDLYYIHFPDEETPKDKAVAALQELKEEGKIKSIGVSNLTFEQLKEANKDGYVDVYQGNYNLVQREAEEEFLPYCAEHHISFIPFFPLASGLLAGKYTSDMKFDDLRADFPHLQGEEFKKNLEKVGKLRPIAKDKGVDVVHVVLAWYLSREAIDVIIPGAKRSEQVLDNLKTLDVTLTDNEIDHIDRIFQ, from the coding sequence ATGTTGAAAAAAGTTCAAATCGGAAATTCAGACTTACACGTAAATCCTATCGGACTGGGAACTAATGCAGTTGGCGGGCACAACTTGTACAATGATCTCAGTGAAGAAGCCGGAAAAGATCTTGTTCGTACAGCCATTGATAATGGTATTGATTTTTTTGATACGGCGTTTATATACGGGCCGGAACGCTCTGAGGAGTTAGTTGGAGAAGTCATTAAAGAATCTGGAAAAAGAAATGAAATCGTTTTAGCTACCAAAGGTGCGCAAAAATTCGTAGATGGTGAAGAGGTCATCGACAATTCTCCAGAATTTTTACGTCAAGCTTTCGAAGACAGCCTTGATCGCTTACAAACAGATTATATTGATCTTTATTATATTCACTTCCCAGATGAAGAAACACCAAAAGATAAGGCTGTTGCGGCATTACAGGAATTAAAAGAAGAAGGGAAAATTAAAAGTATCGGTGTCTCCAACCTTACGTTTGAACAATTAAAAGAAGCAAACAAAGATGGTTACGTGGACGTTTACCAGGGAAATTATAATCTCGTGCAGCGAGAAGCTGAAGAAGAGTTTCTTCCGTACTGCGCCGAACACCATATTTCTTTTATTCCATTCTTTCCCCTGGCATCTGGACTTTTAGCCGGGAAGTATACGAGTGATATGAAGTTTGACGATCTTCGCGCCGATTTTCCGCATCTTCAAGGGGAAGAATTTAAGAAAAACTTGGAAAAAGTAGGGAAGCTTCGACCGATTGCAAAAGATAAAGGAGTAGATGTAGTACATGTTGTACTGGCATGGTACTTATCACGTGAAGCTATAGATGTGATCATTCCTGGAGCGAAGCGTTCTGAGCAGGTTCTTGATAACTTAAAGACATTGGACGTGACTTTAACAGATAATGAAATCGATCACATCGATCGAATCTTCCAATGA